A stretch of Natator depressus isolate rNatDep1 chromosome 2, rNatDep2.hap1, whole genome shotgun sequence DNA encodes these proteins:
- the IL6 gene encoding interleukin-6: MNYLRGYSLLAAAALTLLLGTTAVPLPDSSGEEELVDDPSDSLARSPLLPDCESLAWLLHSKAAKLKDEMCEKFTVCDNSMEMLAQNNLNLPKITEEDGCLLSGFNEEKCLRGIASGLFTFQTYLEYVRETFISEKQKVESICYGTKHLANTVRQMVKNPDAVIMPDPATQSTLFAKLKSNKKWIEKISTHLILRDFTSFMEKTVRAVRYLKNTRNLSV, encoded by the exons atgaaTTATCTTCGGGGAT ACTCTCTCTTGGCAGCGGCAGCCCTGACATTGCTCCTCGGGACCACAGCTGTCCCCCTTCCAGATTCCTCCGGGGAAGAGGAACTTGTTGATGATCCCTCGGACTCGCTTGCCAGAAGCCCCTTGCTGCCTGATTGTGAATCCCTGGCATGGCTGCTGCACAGCAAAGCGGCCAAGCTGAAGGACGAG ATGTGTGAGAAGTTTACTGTGTGTGACAACAGTATGGAGATGCTTGCCCAAAACAATCTGAACCTCCCAAAGATCACAGAGGAAGATGGATGTCTACTCTCTGGATTCAATGAG GAAAAATGCTTGAGAGGAATCGCCAGTGGACTTTTTACATTTCAGACATACCTGGAATATGTACGAGAAACATTTATTAGTGAAAAGCAAAAAGTGGAATCCATATGTTATGGTACAAAGCATCTGGCAAATACTGTGAGGCAGATG gTGAAAAATCCTGATGCAGTGATCATGCCAGACCCAGCTACCCAGAGCACACTTTTTGCAAAACTGAAGTCAAATAAAAAATGGATAGAGAAAATCAGCACCCATCTCATCCTCCGAGACTTTACTTCATTCATGGAGAAAACTGTGAGGGCTGTTCGATATCTGAAAAACACCAGGAATCTCAGTGTTTGA